In a genomic window of Sulfurimonas denitrificans DSM 1251:
- a CDS encoding HU family DNA-binding protein, with product MNKAQFVELVQASGNYKTKVEAEAAIKAFTEAVASALVKKEDVSLVGFGSFGASLQKGKSGKVPGTDKTYTTKDKMVPKFKAGKGLKDRVAAGK from the coding sequence ATGAATAAAGCTCAATTCGTTGAACTAGTACAAGCAAGTGGCAATTACAAAACTAAAGTTGAAGCAGAAGCAGCTATCAAAGCTTTTACAGAAGCGGTTGCATCTGCTTTAGTAAAAAAAGAAGATGTTTCTCTTGTGGGATTTGGAAGCTTTGGTGCTTCATTACAAAAAGGTAAAAGTGGTAAAGTTCCAGGAACTGACAAAACTTATACTACTAAAGATAAAATGGTTCCAAAATTCAAAGCTGGCAAAGGTCTTAAAGATCGCGTAGCTGCTGGTAAATAA
- a CDS encoding peptidylprolyl isomerase, with protein sequence MRKIAVAILMILSINLYAQEKNPHVVLETTQGVIEIELFEEVAPLAVENFITHVKNGYYDGLTFHRIIKNFMIQGGDPTGTGRGGESIWNKPFKDEFKGKLFDKSGILAMANAGPHSNGSQFFITTTPTPWLNGRHTIFGQVTPQSLLIVNKLENVATLGQMGMDKPIETQKIIKAFVKKD encoded by the coding sequence ATGAGAAAAATAGCAGTTGCGATATTGATGATATTATCAATAAATTTATATGCGCAAGAGAAAAATCCACATGTAGTACTAGAGACAACTCAAGGCGTTATAGAGATAGAGTTGTTTGAAGAAGTTGCTCCATTAGCAGTTGAAAACTTTATAACACATGTAAAAAACGGATACTATGATGGGCTTACCTTTCACAGAATAATCAAAAATTTTATGATTCAAGGCGGAGATCCAACAGGAACTGGTAGAGGCGGAGAGAGCATCTGGAATAAACCTTTTAAAGATGAGTTTAAAGGCAAACTCTTTGATAAAAGCGGAATTTTAGCAATGGCAAATGCTGGACCTCATTCAAATGGAAGCCAATTTTTTATAACAACTACGCCAACCCCTTGGTTAAATGGCAGACATACAATATTTGGTCAAGTAACTCCTCAAAGCCTTCTTATTGTAAATAAACTAGAAAATGTGGCAACTCTTGGTCAAATGGGTATGGACAAACCAATTGAGACGCAAAAAATCATAAAAGCTTTTGTAAAAAAAGATTGA
- a CDS encoding flagellar assembly protein A gives MICLLTKRFKTKNINATIKKFALENDCSPLEFTFNINGVETYLKNVSQKDFLLYTEDIFDYFNNHQKMINEHVEIKQIFLITIKQTPKNIIKLDYSIEFSPNKDSVHIVLYPESQIPYKKYQPKEIYLLLLKELNNIKALNNILINIFDNEMKEKLKQFVKYIYAGKFIKKIKIPLYIGIEPDITRESRLLFRFLNKKSNHQVIEVAEDEILVEFIKPLFGKNGFNAFGEIIDNFYLKNIDDLKYNVDENSIKIIENSDRKIYKSKLKGYVHLDDKNFYVDNKIEIESLSRVQNRIAKDESNNIEVIISQHDTSLDSLGEGVELTSETININGHVGAKSTLRAVNLTIDGATHQDSYQEAKFANINRHKGKLRCHDAKIKLLEGGEVHATNVDIQNSLSGTIYAENVTIHQVKNNLKIYASNSITIDIVSGEDNLFKINYKDIPTLISKYNYLSQEIEDLKYKLEGAKKHSPLKVPALKEKIDELKVAQDKITTSSMNAKIIIKNSFRGLNTIIFTLNNNEELIFKTEATTYEPFYIVESQEYLTLHPTNKKIAKG, from the coding sequence GTGATTTGCTTGCTTACTAAAAGATTTAAAACAAAAAATATCAACGCTACTATAAAAAAATTTGCTCTTGAGAACGACTGTTCACCACTTGAGTTTACTTTTAATATTAATGGCGTAGAAACTTATCTTAAAAATGTCTCGCAGAAAGATTTTCTACTCTATACTGAAGATATCTTTGATTATTTCAATAATCATCAAAAAATGATTAATGAACATGTAGAGATAAAACAGATATTTTTAATAACTATAAAACAGACACCAAAAAATATTATAAAACTTGACTATAGTATAGAATTTTCACCTAATAAAGACAGTGTGCATATTGTTTTATATCCAGAATCTCAAATTCCATATAAAAAATATCAGCCAAAAGAGATATATCTCCTTCTTCTAAAAGAGCTGAACAATATTAAAGCTTTAAATAATATTTTAATAAATATTTTTGACAACGAAATGAAAGAGAAGTTAAAACAGTTTGTAAAGTATATATACGCTGGAAAATTCATTAAAAAAATCAAAATTCCTCTCTATATAGGAATTGAACCAGATATTACCAGAGAGAGCAGACTCTTATTTCGATTTTTAAACAAAAAATCAAACCATCAAGTAATAGAAGTTGCGGAGGATGAAATTTTGGTGGAGTTTATTAAGCCACTCTTTGGAAAAAACGGTTTTAATGCATTTGGAGAAATAATTGATAATTTTTATCTAAAAAATATTGACGACTTAAAGTACAATGTAGATGAAAACAGTATAAAAATTATAGAAAATAGTGATAGAAAAATTTATAAAAGCAAGCTAAAAGGATATGTACATTTAGATGATAAAAACTTTTATGTTGACAATAAAATAGAGATAGAATCTCTCTCACGTGTTCAAAACAGAATCGCTAAAGATGAGAGCAATAACATTGAAGTAATTATTTCTCAACATGACACATCCCTAGATAGCCTTGGAGAAGGTGTTGAACTTACATCTGAAACTATTAATATCAATGGACATGTAGGTGCCAAATCAACTCTAAGAGCTGTAAATTTGACAATCGATGGAGCAACACATCAAGATTCATATCAAGAGGCTAAATTTGCCAATATCAATAGACATAAGGGTAAACTAAGATGTCATGATGCAAAAATAAAACTCTTGGAGGGTGGCGAAGTTCATGCAACAAATGTTGATATTCAGAACTCTCTTAGCGGTACAATTTATGCGGAAAATGTAACAATTCATCAGGTAAAAAACAACCTTAAAATTTATGCATCCAACTCTATAACAATAGACATTGTAAGTGGTGAGGACAATCTTTTTAAGATAAACTATAAAGATATTCCTACTTTAATTAGTAAATATAACTATTTATCGCAGGAGATAGAAGATTTAAAATATAAATTAGAGGGGGCTAAAAAACATAGCCCCTTAAAAGTACCCGCTCTTAAGGAAAAAATAGATGAGTTAAAAGTGGCACAAGATAAAATTACCACCAGTTCAATGAACGCCAAAATTATAATAAAAAACTCTTTTAGAGGTTTAAATACAATTATATTTACATTAAATAATAATGAAGAGCTTATCTTTAAAACTGAAGCGACTACTTATGAACCCTTTTATATCGTGGAGTCTCAAGAATACCTCACACTGCACCCAACAAACAAAAAGATAGCTAAAGGCTAA
- the cmoA gene encoding carboxy-S-adenosyl-L-methionine synthase CmoA, producing the protein MNDKVFTKAIKKQFEFDEEVAAVFDDMLQRSVPFYKESQKISEFFAQKALQNGGIAYDLGCSTATLLINISRKLQNKATLIGLDNSEAMLQRARKKCEAFKADIELENADILEYDYREANLFISNYTLQFVRPLIREELVKKIASSLKKDGLFIFSEKVISHHSKLHKDLIECYYDFKKEQGYSEYEIVQKREALENVLIPYSEEENIKMAKNCGFSHCEVVFRWANFATFIAIK; encoded by the coding sequence ATGAATGATAAAGTATTTACAAAAGCGATTAAAAAGCAGTTTGAGTTTGATGAAGAGGTAGCGGCAGTTTTTGATGACATGTTACAAAGAAGTGTTCCTTTTTATAAAGAGTCGCAAAAAATTAGTGAATTTTTTGCACAAAAAGCTCTTCAAAATGGCGGTATAGCGTATGATTTGGGTTGTTCTACTGCGACACTTCTTATAAATATAAGCAGAAAATTGCAAAATAAAGCAACGCTTATAGGACTTGACAACTCAGAAGCGATGTTGCAAAGAGCTAGAAAGAAGTGTGAAGCTTTTAAAGCGGATATAGAACTTGAAAATGCTGATATATTAGAGTATGACTATAGGGAAGCGAATCTTTTTATAAGTAACTACACATTGCAGTTTGTTCGCCCTTTAATAAGAGAGGAGCTAGTAAAGAAAATAGCGTCTTCACTGAAAAAAGATGGTCTATTTATCTTTAGCGAGAAAGTCATAAGTCACCACTCAAAACTTCATAAAGATCTGATTGAGTGCTATTATGACTTTAAAAAAGAGCAGGGATATTCAGAATATGAGATAGTTCAAAAAAGAGAAGCGCTAGAGAATGTTTTGATTCCATATAGTGAAGAAGAAAATATTAAGATGGCAAAAAATTGTGGATTTTCTCACTGTGAAGTAGTCTTTAGATGGGCAAATTTTGCCACTTTTATAGCTATAAAATAG
- the fbaA gene encoding class II fructose-bisphosphate aldolase, translated as MGILDIVKAGVLFGDDVKKVYQHAKENGFAIPAINVVGTDSINAILEAAAKVKSPVIIQFSNGGASFYAGKGLSNDGEKAAIAGAVSGAIHVHMMALSYGVPVILHTDHAAKKLLPWVDALLEESEKYYKTHARPLYSSHMLDLSEESLQENISISKKYLQRMSKIGISIEIELGVTGGEEDGVDNSSVDNSLLYTQPEDVAYAYKELSEVSPNFTIAASFGNVHGVYKPGNVVLTPKILDNSQKYIQEKFKTEQKPVNFVFHGGSGSSLQEIREAISYGVVKMNIDTDTQWATWVGVKEYYEKNRDYLQGQIGNPEGEDKPNKNYYDPRKWLRDGQKTLIKRVEEAFSDLNAIDRN; from the coding sequence ATGGGTATTTTAGATATTGTAAAAGCGGGTGTATTGTTTGGTGATGATGTCAAAAAGGTTTATCAGCATGCCAAAGAGAATGGATTTGCTATCCCAGCGATAAATGTTGTTGGAACGGACTCTATAAATGCAATACTTGAAGCTGCCGCAAAGGTTAAATCACCTGTAATTATTCAATTTAGTAACGGTGGAGCATCTTTTTATGCAGGAAAAGGGCTGAGTAATGATGGTGAAAAAGCAGCAATCGCTGGAGCTGTAAGTGGTGCTATACATGTACATATGATGGCTCTTAGCTATGGTGTGCCAGTAATCCTTCATACAGACCATGCCGCTAAAAAACTTCTTCCATGGGTAGATGCTCTTCTTGAGGAGAGTGAGAAGTACTATAAAACTCACGCAAGACCTCTTTACTCCTCACATATGCTTGATCTCTCTGAAGAGAGTTTGCAAGAAAATATATCAATATCAAAAAAATATCTACAAAGAATGAGCAAAATAGGTATTAGCATTGAGATAGAGCTTGGTGTTACAGGTGGAGAGGAAGATGGTGTTGACAACTCAAGTGTTGATAATTCACTTCTATATACTCAGCCAGAAGACGTTGCTTATGCGTACAAAGAGCTAAGTGAAGTATCTCCAAATTTTACAATAGCCGCATCTTTTGGAAATGTACATGGTGTTTATAAACCTGGAAATGTTGTGCTTACGCCAAAAATTTTAGATAACTCTCAAAAATATATACAAGAGAAATTTAAAACAGAACAAAAACCAGTAAACTTTGTATTTCATGGCGGCTCTGGCTCATCACTGCAAGAGATTCGTGAAGCGATTAGTTATGGAGTTGTAAAGATGAATATCGATACAGATACTCAGTGGGCAACATGGGTTGGTGTAAAAGAGTATTATGAGAAAAATCGTGATTATCTTCAAGGTCAAATCGGAAATCCAGAGGGTGAAGATAAGCCAAATAAAAACTATTATGACCCAAGAAAATGGCTCAGAGATGGGCAAAAAACACTTATCAAAAGAGTAGAAGAAGCATTTAGCGATTTAAATGCGATAGATAGAAATTAA
- a CDS encoding nitrous oxide reductase accessory protein NosL, giving the protein MGKIIFLIMSLLLLIGCSSQKEVVAKSAIFQSVSNDEALLLSKESDNGSCLRCGMDLVKYYKTNHAASLDEKIYQYCSIHCLQDHLYDGVSLKNPQVVDINSLKFIGVDKAYYVVGSNVKGTMSRISKYAFSSKEEAEIFQKKHGGEVMDFYKALEVATKDFKERR; this is encoded by the coding sequence GTGGGTAAAATAATTTTTTTAATAATGTCACTACTATTATTGATTGGATGTAGTTCTCAAAAAGAGGTAGTTGCAAAGTCTGCTATATTTCAAAGTGTTTCAAATGATGAGGCTCTTCTTCTAAGCAAAGAGAGCGATAATGGTTCTTGCCTGCGTTGTGGAATGGATTTAGTAAAGTATTATAAAACAAATCATGCTGCATCTCTTGATGAAAAGATATACCAATATTGTTCAATTCACTGTTTACAAGATCACCTATATGACGGAGTATCATTAAAAAATCCTCAAGTTGTTGATATAAATAGTTTGAAATTTATTGGAGTTGACAAAGCTTATTATGTAGTAGGTAGCAACGTAAAGGGCACTATGAGCAGAATTAGCAAATATGCGTTCTCAAGCAAAGAAGAAGCAGAGATATTTCAAAAAAAACATGGTGGTGAAGTGATGGATTTTTATAAGGCTTTAGAAGTAGCAACAAAGGATTTTAAAGAGCGAAGATAA
- a CDS encoding Hsp20/alpha crystallin family protein, whose amino-acid sequence MLVSRYLNPIHGYGKNKRLGLLNDFLNSFDESENSPLADFKPAVNTREGRDAYHVDVDLPGVKKENIEVDVDNNILTISGQREVKSEVKEADYYKIESSFGKFQRSFTLPEKVDVENIRAACEDGVLEVVIPKLQIEPKSTKKIEIK is encoded by the coding sequence ATGCTAGTTTCAAGATATTTAAATCCAATTCATGGATATGGAAAAAACAAGAGGTTAGGTCTGTTAAATGATTTTTTAAACTCCTTTGATGAGAGTGAGAATAGTCCATTAGCAGATTTTAAACCAGCAGTAAATACAAGAGAAGGTAGAGATGCATATCATGTTGATGTAGATCTCCCTGGCGTAAAAAAAGAGAATATAGAGGTTGATGTTGATAACAACATTCTTACAATATCTGGTCAAAGAGAGGTAAAGAGTGAGGTTAAAGAAGCTGATTATTACAAAATAGAGAGTAGCTTTGGAAAGTTTCAAAGAAGTTTTACGCTTCCTGAGAAAGTGGATGTAGAAAACATTAGAGCAGCTTGCGAAGATGGTGTCTTAGAGGTGGTGATACCAAAACTTCAAATAGAGCCAAAAAGTACTAAAAAAATAGAGATTAAGTAA
- a CDS encoding Hsp20/alpha crystallin family protein, translating to MSIINSSKKLVDKVEEKVEKGLQTVKETFDNVARHLPFANLAKRSNDTFDIEIDLPGVKKEDIEITIEGNYLSVNAQRKYKNETKADDYYLCESSFGMFSRSFALSDNINRDKVDAKYEDGRLYITLEKEESKKSKKIALK from the coding sequence ATGAGTATTATAAATAGTTCTAAAAAACTTGTAGATAAAGTTGAAGAGAAAGTTGAAAAAGGTCTTCAAACAGTAAAAGAGACCTTTGATAATGTAGCTCGTCATCTTCCTTTTGCAAACTTGGCAAAACGCTCAAATGATACTTTTGATATAGAGATAGATTTACCTGGTGTAAAGAAAGAGGATATAGAGATAACTATAGAGGGCAACTATTTGAGTGTAAATGCTCAAAGAAAATATAAAAATGAGACAAAAGCAGATGACTACTACCTTTGTGAATCAAGTTTTGGAATGTTCTCAAGAAGTTTTGCACTATCTGATAATATAAATAGAGATAAAGTTGATGCAAAATATGAGGATGGAAGGCTCTATATAACTCTTGAAAAAGAAGAGTCTAAAAAGAGTAAAAAAATAGCTCTTAAATAG
- a CDS encoding inorganic phosphate transporter yields MEFRTIDKLQKNALKRSATDFTRLGFAIFFMIVVLTFTFLNNGGIPNSMFLAVAALIGAYMAMNIGANDVANNVGPAVGSKALTLTAAIIIAAIFEASGALIAGGEVVKTIKNGIIDISAFDSHPEQFIWAMMAALLAAALWLNFATMMKAPVSTTHSIVGAVMGAGIAAAGFHVVNWETMGSIVASWIISPILGGVIAALFLFAIKKSIIFKDDKVEAAKKYVPFFVAIMSLAFVAYIILKGLKSIWPKIIDILNFIPFVSLQTTNDPTFMTAFSIGLIVAIFVYFFVKKRLYSGLTALENTKESVNTLFTIPLIFAAALLSFAHGANDVANAIGPLAAINDAVINGGVSASASIPLWVMGVGAFGIALGLALYGPKLIKTVGSEITDLDQIRAFSIAMSASLTVILASQLGLPVSSTHIAIGGIFGVGFLREWLHIKDENNHTIEEDTLIIMDEELNKSAYKHELKILQDKSDKTQSDYTRIVNLYKLIADEKKIIKSTKKNIKKAKKVQYVRRDAIKKIVAAWLITVPAAAILAGTLFFTIKGIMI; encoded by the coding sequence ATGGAATTTAGGACTATCGACAAGCTTCAAAAAAATGCGTTAAAAAGAAGTGCAACTGATTTTACAAGACTAGGTTTTGCTATCTTTTTTATGATTGTTGTTTTAACATTTACTTTTTTAAATAATGGCGGAATTCCAAACAGTATGTTTTTAGCAGTTGCAGCGCTCATAGGTGCCTATATGGCGATGAACATAGGCGCTAACGATGTTGCTAATAATGTTGGTCCTGCCGTAGGTTCAAAAGCATTAACACTTACTGCAGCAATTATAATCGCTGCAATTTTTGAAGCTTCTGGAGCTTTGATTGCTGGTGGAGAAGTTGTTAAAACTATAAAAAATGGAATTATTGATATCTCTGCTTTTGATAGCCATCCTGAGCAATTTATTTGGGCTATGATGGCAGCTCTTTTGGCCGCGGCTCTTTGGCTTAACTTTGCCACTATGATGAAAGCTCCTGTTTCTACAACACACTCTATTGTCGGCGCTGTCATGGGCGCTGGTATTGCTGCTGCTGGATTTCATGTTGTCAATTGGGAAACAATGGGCAGTATAGTTGCATCTTGGATTATTTCACCAATTCTTGGAGGAGTTATCGCAGCGCTGTTTCTTTTTGCAATAAAAAAATCAATAATTTTTAAAGATGATAAAGTTGAAGCTGCAAAAAAATATGTTCCGTTTTTTGTAGCAATTATGTCCTTAGCTTTCGTGGCATATATTATATTAAAGGGGCTAAAAAGTATATGGCCAAAAATCATAGACATTTTAAATTTTATTCCATTTGTTTCGCTTCAAACAACTAACGACCCAACTTTTATGACTGCCTTTTCTATTGGTTTAATTGTTGCAATATTTGTATATTTTTTCGTTAAAAAAAGATTATATTCTGGCTTAACAGCTCTAGAAAATACAAAAGAGTCTGTAAACACTCTATTTACAATTCCTCTAATATTTGCAGCTGCCTTACTTAGTTTTGCGCATGGAGCAAATGATGTTGCAAATGCAATAGGTCCCTTAGCTGCTATTAATGATGCTGTTATAAATGGTGGGGTATCTGCTAGTGCCTCTATTCCACTTTGGGTTATGGGAGTTGGAGCGTTTGGAATAGCACTAGGTCTTGCACTGTATGGACCAAAACTTATAAAAACTGTTGGGAGTGAAATAACTGACCTTGATCAGATAAGAGCATTCTCAATTGCCATGTCAGCTTCACTTACTGTTATTTTAGCATCTCAGCTAGGACTTCCTGTCAGCTCAACGCATATTGCGATAGGTGGCATTTTTGGTGTTGGATTTTTAAGAGAGTGGTTACATATAAAAGATGAAAATAATCATACGATAGAAGAAGACACTCTTATTATTATGGATGAAGAACTCAACAAAAGTGCATACAAACATGAGTTAAAAATATTACAAGATAAGAGTGATAAAACTCAATCTGACTACACAAGAATTGTTAATCTTTATAAACTTATTGCGGATGAAAAAAAGATTATAAAGTCAACAAAGAAAAATATTAAAAAAGCTAAAAAAGTTCAATATGTTCGCAGAGATGCAATCAAAAAAATAGTTGCAGCTTGGTTAATTACCGTGCCCGCCGCTGCAATCTTGGCAGGAACACTATTTTTTACAATCAAAGGTATTATGATTTAA
- a CDS encoding protein disulfide oxidoreductase gives MKNKLLNYSKEIFLFLIFITIFSNLLSLYRSNNLNQDSIDVNSFTLMDGSSYMLSENKPILLHFWATWCPTCKAEAGNIETISKEFEVITIATKSGDNSNIQSYLKSRNLTFKVVNDNNGSLAEKFNISVFPTTIIYDKNREIFYSDVGYTTTFGLWLRMWLAK, from the coding sequence ATGAAAAATAAGCTTTTAAACTACAGCAAGGAGATTTTTCTCTTTTTAATATTTATTACTATTTTTTCAAATCTACTTAGTTTATATAGAAGCAATAATTTAAATCAAGATTCTATAGATGTAAATAGCTTTACTTTAATGGATGGGAGTTCTTACATGTTAAGTGAGAATAAACCAATTCTACTACACTTTTGGGCTACATGGTGTCCAACATGTAAAGCAGAAGCTGGCAATATTGAAACTATTTCTAAAGAGTTTGAGGTAATAACTATTGCTACAAAGTCTGGAGATAATAGCAACATACAGAGCTATTTGAAGAGTCGTAATTTGACATTTAAAGTTGTAAATGATAATAACGGCTCTTTAGCGGAAAAATTTAATATATCGGTTTTCCCAACAACAATTATATATGATAAAAATAGAGAGATATTTTATAGCGATGTAGGCTATACAACAACGTTTGGATTATGGCTTAGGATGTGGCTTGCTAAGTAG
- a CDS encoding Crp/Fnr family transcriptional regulator: MKTNPLEIEFFGKIDKNFEKEFYSCAKTIKYRKGDSPFSVDNLLSYFYIVLDGRIKTYQLNFENAKEQILFIYKRGDMFDVVSLLDGKAHEVIYEVMEDCRVLQFPVQKIREWLESDLAFKNMFYTYLASSIRYTENLAVELSLYEVKDRLMNLLLENLNPNARFRYKVLHNLSNSEISNMLGTVRHVVERAIKQLKDEKIIKSGRKNITVINVHKLLEKSTKMLHK, encoded by the coding sequence ATGAAAACCAATCCTTTAGAAATAGAATTCTTTGGCAAAATAGATAAAAATTTTGAAAAAGAGTTTTATAGCTGTGCAAAAACTATAAAATATAGAAAAGGAGATTCTCCTTTTTCTGTAGATAATCTATTGAGTTATTTTTACATAGTATTAGATGGTAGAATTAAAACATATCAACTAAATTTTGAAAACGCAAAAGAACAGATACTCTTTATATATAAAAGAGGTGATATGTTTGATGTAGTCTCGTTACTTGATGGTAAGGCGCATGAAGTCATATATGAGGTTATGGAAGATTGCAGAGTATTGCAATTTCCTGTACAAAAAATAAGAGAGTGGTTAGAATCTGATTTAGCTTTTAAAAATATGTTTTACACATATCTAGCTTCTAGTATAAGATATACTGAAAATCTCGCTGTTGAGCTCTCTTTATATGAAGTAAAAGATAGATTGATGAATCTACTTTTAGAAAATCTAAATCCAAATGCACGTTTTAGATATAAAGTGCTTCACAACTTATCAAATAGTGAAATATCAAATATGCTTGGAACTGTAAGACATGTAGTTGAGAGAGCTATTAAACAGCTCAAAGATGAGAAGATAATAAAGAGTGGTAGAAAAAACATAACTGTTATTAATGTTCATAAACTATTAGAAAAAAGTACAAAAATGCTACATAAGTAG